In Nocardioides dokdonensis FR1436, the following are encoded in one genomic region:
- a CDS encoding serine/threonine-protein kinase — MVSSLLNGRYELGPLLGSGGMADVHRATDRLLDRQVAVKVLRDVAGDPADRARFTTEARTLANLSHRGLVTVLDAGIDEQHPFLVMELVEGRSLAQALHEGPLGANETAHVGAQLAATLAHTHERGVVHRDIKPGNVLLGAERRVKLADFGIARLIGDTVRHTRTGTAIGTAAYLSPEQVRGEEVGTAVDVHSLGLVLLECLTGERAFPGSPTESALARLQRDPDLPASLDERWRRLLAAMTAADPAARPSAGQVETTLEELRTPSAAPDLGATTAVLTAPVALTSQVPAAAAPPPPGPPSAPAPDEAEPARVRVPGDSFPDRAGAAIAHAPGRLLARWRATPVHHRGVAGAVAAMLLLILVAGLAAGSDSADDPDDPGTERPGQREGKSQRR; from the coding sequence GTGGTCTCTTCACTCCTCAACGGCCGGTACGAGCTCGGACCCCTCCTGGGCTCCGGCGGGATGGCCGACGTGCACCGCGCCACCGACCGGCTCCTCGACCGCCAGGTTGCGGTCAAGGTCCTGCGCGACGTGGCCGGCGACCCGGCGGACCGGGCGAGGTTCACCACCGAGGCCCGCACCCTGGCCAACCTCTCCCACCGCGGCCTGGTCACGGTCCTCGATGCCGGCATCGACGAGCAGCACCCGTTCCTGGTGATGGAGCTGGTCGAGGGCCGCTCGCTGGCCCAGGCCCTCCACGAGGGACCGCTGGGGGCCAACGAGACCGCGCACGTCGGCGCGCAGCTGGCCGCGACCCTCGCCCACACCCACGAGCGCGGCGTCGTGCACCGGGACATCAAGCCCGGCAACGTGCTGCTGGGCGCCGAGCGACGGGTGAAGCTGGCCGACTTCGGCATCGCCCGGCTGATCGGCGACACCGTGCGCCACACCCGGACCGGCACCGCCATCGGCACCGCCGCCTACCTCTCGCCCGAGCAGGTCCGGGGCGAGGAGGTCGGCACCGCGGTCGACGTCCACTCCCTCGGCCTGGTGCTGCTCGAGTGCCTGACCGGCGAGCGCGCGTTCCCCGGCAGCCCCACCGAGTCGGCGCTGGCCCGCCTGCAGCGCGACCCCGACCTGCCCGCCTCGCTCGACGAGCGGTGGCGGCGCCTGCTGGCGGCCATGACCGCAGCGGACCCGGCCGCGCGTCCCTCGGCCGGCCAGGTCGAGACCACCCTCGAGGAGCTGCGTACGCCGTCGGCCGCGCCGGACCTCGGCGCCACCACCGCCGTGCTGACCGCCCCGGTCGCCCTCACCTCGCAGGTGCCGGCCGCCGCGGCGCCCCCGCCGCCCGGGCCCCCGTCGGCCCCGGCGCCCGACGAGGCGGAGCCGGCCAGGGTGCGGGTGCCCGGCGACAGCTTCCCGGACCGGGCCGGGGCCGCGATCGCCCATGCCCCGGGCCGGCTGCTCGCGCGTTGGCGGGCCACCCCGGTGCACCACCGGGGCGTGGCCGGTGCGGTGGCCGCGATGCTGCTGCTGATCCTGGTCGCCGGGCTCGCGGCCGGTTCCGACAGCGCGGACGACCCCGACGACCCCGGCACCGAGCGCCCCGGGCAGCGCGAGGGGAAGTCCCAACGGCGGTGA
- the trhA gene encoding PAQR family membrane homeostasis protein TrhA codes for MSAHLPDSVRHGVDHLTESVHEKFRDIKPKLRGWLHLGTAPLTLVAGIVLVALSPDTTTRIGSAVFTGSALLLFTVSAIYHTGTWSPRTWAFLRRFDHSNIFVLIAGSYTPLALMLLGGTQRTVLLLTVWICAVLGVLFRVFWTDAPRWLYTPIYIAMGWSALFFIPGFIDGATSRLGTGMAIGVLVLIAAGGLLYTLGGAVYGFKFPNPSPRWFGFHEVFHSFTILAFATHYIGVSLATYSLR; via the coding sequence ATGAGCGCCCACCTCCCCGATTCGGTCCGCCACGGCGTCGACCACCTCACGGAGTCGGTGCACGAGAAGTTCCGCGACATCAAGCCGAAGCTGCGCGGCTGGTTGCACCTGGGCACCGCACCCCTGACGCTCGTCGCCGGCATCGTGCTGGTCGCCCTCTCCCCCGACACGACCACCCGCATCGGCTCGGCGGTCTTCACCGGCTCGGCGCTGCTGCTGTTCACGGTCTCGGCGATCTACCACACCGGCACCTGGTCGCCCCGGACGTGGGCGTTCCTGCGGCGCTTCGACCACTCGAACATCTTCGTGCTCATCGCCGGCTCCTACACCCCGCTGGCGCTCATGCTGCTCGGGGGCACCCAGCGCACCGTGCTGCTGCTGACCGTGTGGATCTGCGCCGTCCTGGGCGTGCTGTTCCGGGTCTTCTGGACCGACGCCCCGCGCTGGCTCTACACGCCCATCTACATCGCGATGGGCTGGTCGGCGTTGTTCTTCATCCCCGGCTTCATCGACGGCGCGACCTCGCGCCTGGGCACCGGGATGGCCATCGGCGTGCTGGTGCTGATCGCCGCCGGTGGGTTGCTCTACACCCTGGGCGGGGCCGTCTACGGCTTCAAGTTCCCCAACCCCAGCCCCCGGTGGTTCGGCTTCCACGAGGTCTTCCACTCCTTCACCATCCTCGCCTTCGCCACCCACTACATCGGCGTCTCGCTGGCCACCTACTCGCTGCGCTGA
- a CDS encoding haloacid dehalogenase type II has product MDNPTGAPRVVVLDVNETLSDLSPLDDAFTEIGLAAHERQAWFAGVLRDGFGLGLAGASAPFAEIASGALRARLQERGAASEDEVEAAVATVMGRFSELGLHRDVAPGIRALRAAGLRVVTLSNGAAGVAEALLARGGLRDHVDLVLSVEDAPAWKPAASAYQHALDECGVEAHEAMLVAVHPWDIDGAARAGLRTGWVDRSGRGAYPSYLRAPELTAPSLAELAGDLLTAELK; this is encoded by the coding sequence ATGGACAACCCCACCGGTGCCCCCCGGGTGGTGGTCCTCGACGTCAACGAGACGCTCTCGGACCTCTCCCCGCTCGACGACGCCTTCACCGAGATCGGCCTCGCCGCGCACGAGCGCCAGGCATGGTTCGCCGGCGTGCTGCGCGACGGGTTCGGCCTCGGCCTCGCCGGCGCGAGCGCGCCCTTCGCGGAGATCGCCTCCGGTGCCCTGCGCGCACGCCTGCAGGAGCGCGGCGCGGCGTCGGAGGACGAGGTCGAGGCCGCCGTCGCGACGGTGATGGGCCGCTTCTCCGAGCTCGGCCTGCACCGCGACGTGGCCCCCGGCATCCGGGCGTTGCGCGCCGCCGGGCTGCGGGTGGTGACGCTGAGCAACGGCGCCGCCGGCGTGGCCGAGGCGCTGCTGGCCCGCGGGGGCCTGCGCGACCACGTCGACCTGGTGCTCTCGGTCGAGGACGCCCCCGCGTGGAAGCCGGCGGCGTCGGCCTACCAGCACGCGCTGGACGAGTGCGGGGTCGAGGCGCACGAGGCGATGCTGGTCGCCGTGCACCCCTGGGACATCGACGGTGCGGCCCGGGCGGGGTTGCGCACCGGCTGGGTGGACCGCAGCGGTCGGGGCGCCTACCCGTCGTACCTGCGCGCCCCCGAGCTCACCGCGCCCTCGCTGGCCGAGCTCGCCGGCGACCTGCTCACCGCCGAGCTGAAGTGA
- the greA gene encoding transcription elongation factor GreA produces MTQSTEPGKIWLTKDAFDKLTAELDDLRGPVRQEIVERISEARDEGDLKENGGYHAAREEQGRIEGRIRQLEDMLRRAEIGETPPDDGVVEPGMKVTYKFVGDSDDEVETFLLGAREIEDSVEDLKVYSPQSPLGQAIHGASRGDTVSYTAPNGKVLEVVILDAVPYTV; encoded by the coding sequence ATGACGCAGTCGACCGAGCCCGGCAAGATCTGGCTGACCAAGGACGCCTTCGACAAGCTCACCGCCGAGCTCGACGACCTCAGGGGTCCGGTGCGTCAGGAGATCGTGGAGCGCATCAGCGAGGCGCGCGACGAGGGCGACCTGAAGGAGAACGGCGGCTACCACGCAGCGCGCGAGGAGCAGGGCCGCATCGAGGGCCGCATCCGCCAGCTCGAGGACATGCTGCGCCGCGCCGAGATCGGTGAGACCCCTCCCGACGACGGCGTCGTCGAGCCCGGCATGAAGGTGACCTACAAGTTCGTCGGCGACAGCGACGACGAGGTCGAGACCTTCCTGCTCGGCGCCCGCGAGATCGAGGACTCCGTCGAGGACCTCAAGGTCTACTCCCCCCAGTCCCCGCTCGGGCAGGCCATCCACGGCGCCAGCCGCGGCGACACCGTGTCCTACACCGCTCCCAACGGCAAGGTCCTCGAGGTCGTCATCCTCGACGCGGTGCCCTACACCGTCTGA
- the mca gene encoding mycothiol conjugate amidase Mca — MSQHPQPPARQQQPHRPYDGLRLMHVHAHPDDESSKGAASTARYVDQGAEVHVVTCTGGERGSILNPRMDRPEILENITEVRRQEMERARDILGIRQHWLGFVDSGWPDGDPKPPLPEDCFAVAPLEESVEALVRIMREVRPHVVTTYDERGGYPHPDHVRCHEVSVAAFEAAGDPDRFPDAGEPWQPLKLYYHHSFNRPRMEALHAAMQAHGLESPWEERLKNWIPEPEWDERITTKVECGDYFGVRDQALLAHATQIDPDGHWFAIPRELQVDVWPTEDYELVVSHVARAEHEDDLFAGIDAPGGTL, encoded by the coding sequence ATGTCGCAGCACCCCCAGCCGCCTGCCCGGCAGCAGCAACCGCACCGGCCCTACGACGGACTGCGCCTCATGCACGTCCACGCCCACCCCGACGACGAGTCGAGCAAGGGTGCGGCGTCGACCGCGCGCTACGTCGACCAGGGGGCGGAGGTGCACGTCGTGACCTGCACGGGCGGTGAGCGGGGCTCGATCCTGAACCCGCGCATGGACCGTCCCGAGATCCTCGAGAACATCACCGAGGTGCGCCGCCAGGAGATGGAGCGTGCCCGTGACATCCTCGGCATCCGCCAGCACTGGCTCGGCTTCGTCGACTCCGGGTGGCCCGACGGCGACCCGAAGCCGCCGCTGCCGGAGGACTGCTTCGCGGTGGCTCCGCTGGAGGAGTCGGTGGAGGCGCTGGTGCGCATCATGCGCGAGGTCCGGCCGCACGTGGTGACGACGTACGACGAGCGCGGCGGCTACCCGCACCCCGACCACGTGCGCTGCCACGAGGTCAGCGTCGCGGCCTTCGAGGCCGCCGGGGATCCCGACCGGTTCCCCGACGCGGGCGAGCCCTGGCAGCCGCTGAAGCTCTACTACCACCACTCCTTCAACCGTCCCCGCATGGAGGCGTTGCACGCCGCGATGCAGGCCCACGGCCTGGAGTCGCCGTGGGAGGAGCGACTCAAGAACTGGATCCCCGAGCCGGAGTGGGACGAGCGGATCACCACCAAGGTGGAGTGCGGCGACTACTTCGGCGTGCGTGACCAGGCGCTGCTGGCGCACGCGACCCAGATCGACCCCGACGGGCACTGGTTCGCGATCCCGCGCGAGCTGCAGGTCGACGTCTGGCCGACCGAGGACTACGAGCTCGTGGTGAGCCATGTCGCTCGAGCGGAGCACGAGGACGACCTCTTCGCCGGCATCGACGCCCCGGGTGGCACGCTGTGA
- a CDS encoding DUF4307 domain-containing protein, giving the protein MTSQDLLAERYGAPAPWRRRALLVLIGVVAATCLAWLTWTTLVHASPAVKSEIVGFDVVDEHVATAVIDVRLQDDATGVQCLVRAYAEDKATVGELVFEPDRGGRTELRIRTERLATAVENVGCTAEGQPRPR; this is encoded by the coding sequence GTGACCTCCCAGGACCTCCTCGCCGAGCGGTACGGCGCTCCCGCGCCGTGGCGGCGGCGCGCGCTGCTGGTGCTGATCGGCGTCGTGGCCGCCACCTGCCTGGCCTGGTTGACCTGGACCACGCTGGTGCACGCCTCCCCTGCGGTGAAGTCCGAGATCGTCGGCTTCGACGTGGTCGACGAGCACGTGGCCACCGCGGTGATCGACGTGCGCCTCCAGGACGACGCCACCGGCGTCCAGTGCCTCGTGCGTGCCTACGCCGAGGACAAGGCGACCGTCGGAGAGCTGGTCTTCGAGCCCGACCGTGGGGGCCGCACCGAGCTGCGCATCCGCACCGAGCGGCTCGCCACCGCGGTCGAGAACGTCGGCTGCACGGCCGAGGGCCAGCCCCGCCCGCGCTGA
- the trxA gene encoding thioredoxin: protein MATIELTDANFETHVKEDDILLVDFWASWCGPCKQFAPTYEAASEANPDITFGSINTEEQQQLAAAAGIQSIPTLMAFREGVLVFAQPGALPAPALDEVIQAVRGLDMDEVRQQVEAQG, encoded by the coding sequence ATGGCAACCATCGAGCTGACCGATGCCAACTTCGAGACCCACGTGAAGGAGGACGACATCCTGCTGGTCGACTTCTGGGCCAGCTGGTGCGGACCGTGCAAGCAGTTCGCCCCGACCTACGAGGCCGCCTCCGAGGCCAACCCCGACATCACCTTCGGGTCCATCAACACCGAGGAGCAGCAGCAGCTCGCGGCCGCCGCCGGGATCCAGTCGATCCCGACGCTGATGGCCTTCCGCGAGGGTGTGCTGGTCTTCGCGCAGCCCGGCGCGCTCCCCGCACCGGCGCTCGACGAGGTGATCCAGGCCGTGCGCGGCCTCGACATGGACGAGGTGCGCCAGCAGGTCGAGGCCCAGGGCTGA
- a CDS encoding isoprenyl transferase: protein MDWKRGVRRVIYPAYEARLLRRLPENLPRHVGVMLDGNRRWARAVGHDTAHGYRAGAANIEPLLGWCGEVGIEVVTLWLLSTDNLNRPAEELEPLLQIIADAVDSLAVQRRWRLNPVGALDLLPAETAERLKAAQEATRDVDGMLVNVAVPYGGRREIVDAVRSLLSEHAAKGTSLEDLAGVVDIDMIGSHLYTRGQPDPDLVIRTSGEQRLGGFLLWQSATSEFYFCEAYWPDFRRVDFLRAIRAYALRERRHGT from the coding sequence GTGGACTGGAAGCGAGGAGTGCGGCGGGTGATCTACCCGGCGTACGAAGCGCGGCTGCTGCGCCGCCTCCCCGAGAACCTGCCCCGCCACGTCGGCGTGATGCTCGACGGCAACCGGCGCTGGGCACGGGCGGTCGGTCACGACACCGCCCACGGGTACCGGGCGGGGGCCGCCAACATCGAGCCGTTGCTGGGCTGGTGCGGCGAGGTCGGGATCGAGGTGGTCACGCTGTGGCTGCTCTCGACCGACAACCTCAACCGGCCGGCCGAGGAGCTCGAGCCGCTGCTCCAGATCATCGCCGACGCGGTCGACTCGCTCGCGGTGCAGCGGCGGTGGCGGTTGAACCCGGTGGGCGCGCTCGACCTGCTGCCGGCCGAGACCGCCGAGCGCCTCAAGGCGGCTCAGGAGGCCACCCGCGACGTCGACGGGATGCTGGTCAACGTCGCGGTGCCGTACGGCGGGCGGCGCGAGATCGTCGACGCGGTGCGGTCGCTGCTCAGCGAGCACGCCGCGAAGGGCACCTCGCTCGAGGACCTCGCCGGCGTCGTGGACATCGACATGATCGGCTCGCACCTCTACACCCGTGGCCAGCCCGATCCCGACCTGGTGATCCGCACCAGCGGCGAGCAGCGTCTCGGCGGCTTCCTGCTGTGGCAGAGCGCCACCTCGGAGTTCTACTTCTGCGAGGCCTACTGGCCCGACTTCCGCCGCGTCGACTTCCTGCGGGCCATCCGCGCCTACGCGCTGCGCGAGCGCCGGCACGGGACCTGA